Within the Catalinimonas niigatensis genome, the region TGATGGAAACGCAGGTAATACATTTGTTTGGTACAGCAATGCTGCCGCTACAGTTTTGGTACCTGATGCTACCAACGTTAGTGTGACTGATGGACAGAGATTTTATGCGAGAGTAGGAACAGCTTCCTGTGAAGTGATTGCCAGTCTTACTTATACACTTAACTCGCTGGAAGACACTAGTTTTGACTATGTAGGAAGTCCTTATTGCCAGAATGATCCTGCCAACCCGATTGCGCAGAATGTATTGACTTCCGGAGGTACATTCAGTTCTACGCCAGGACTTGTGTTTGCCAATCCAGCTACTGGTGAGATCAATTTAGCAGCCAGTGCTGACGGTAATTATACGATTACCTATACTACCGGAGGCACTTGTCCTTCATCTTCAACTTTTGATGTGGTCATTAATCCTGCCAACGATCCTACATTTAGCTATGCCAACAATACCATTTGCCAGGATGCAGGTACACAACCAGCTACGACTACTCAGGCAGGAGGTACTTTTTCGGCTATGCCTGCTGGTCTTTCAATTGATGCTATCACAGGAGAAATAGATCCAGATCCATTAGCAAGTACACCAGGAACATATACTGTTACTTATGCTTTCGGAGGTAGCTGCCCTTCCAGTACTACTGTTAACATTACCATTACCAATGCACCGGATGCTACTTTCAGTTATGCGGTAGGTCCATATTGCCAAAGTGATACTGACCCTACGCCAGCTTTTGATCCGGGAACCAGTGCAGGTACCTTCTCAGCACCAGCAGGTTTGATCATTAATGCTACTACTGGTGTAATTGACCTGTCAGCCAGTACACCGGGTAACTATACAGTAACCAATACCATCGCTCCTTCAGGTACTTGTGCTGGTTCTATAGAAACTTTTTTTCCTGTAGAAATTCTGCCTACTGATGATGCAAGTTTTGATTATGGGCAGTCAGCTTATTGTAAGGATGAGACGAATCCAAGTGCGCAGAACGTAGTGACTTCCGGAGGTAACTTCAGTTCTACTGTAGGACTTGTGTTTGCCAATGCAGGCACCGGTGAAATTGATTTAGCTGCGAGTACAGCGGGTACTTATACTATTACATATGCTACTTTAGGCGCTTGCCCGGCATCCTCTACTTTTGATGTCACCATTAATACGGTAGATGATCCGAGTTTTGAATATAATCCTGTAGGCTATTGTAAGGATGATATCAATCCAACAGCCAATGTTCTGGGTACTCCGGGAGGCACATTTACCTCACTTACAGCAGATATTGATAATCCGTTTACCGGAGAGATCAATCTTGCCAACACAGATGTTGGTACCCATACGATAACGTATACTACTACAGGAACCTGTAGCAGAAGTAGTACTTTTGATGTTGAAATCTTCGCAGTACCCACGGCTAATAACCTTAGCCTTGAAGTTTGCGAGGATGCGGAAGGTAGTAACTCAGCTACTGTTGATTTGACGGCATTAGAAAGTGCAATCAATGGTGGAGCCGGTTTATCTTTCACCTGGTATGATGATGCTGGTTTGGCCCCTGCCGATGAAATCTTAACACCAAATAATTATTCTGTAAGTAACGGAACATATTACGCCGTGGTGAGCAATGGCAACTGCCAGTCAGTAGCTACAGTCACTTATACAGTGAGAAGCTGGCCTGCATTAGCAGACTTAACACCGGAGGTTTGCGAAACAACCGCCGGAAGCGGTATTGCCACGGTGAGTCTGTCTGCCCTGGAGGCTTCTATGGGAGCTATGGGGCTTAGCTTCAACTGGTATACAGATGCGGCCATGACCATTCCGGTAAGCCCCGGCAGTGTATCCGTGAGCCATGGCGATGATTTCTTTGCCAGGGCAACAGACGGTACTTGCAGCAATACAGCTTCGGTGACCTTCACAGTCAATACGCTGCCCACCGTAAGCTTCAGCGGCTTTACTTCACCCTATTGTGAAACAGACGGATTAGTAGTACTTACTGGAACACCTCTGAACGGAATATTTACCGGCCCTGGTATCGCAGATAATGGGGATGGTACTGCCAATTTTGATCCTTCTGCTGCCGGTGAAGGCACGCATATGATTACTTACAGTTTTACAGATGTTAACGGATGTACAGCACAAAGCAGTCAGACGGTCGTGGTCAATGACTGTACATTACCCTTAAATGCGAACTTTATTGCAGATGTTACAAATGTTTGTGTTGGGCAAACAGTTACCTTCACTGACCAGTCCTTTGGCCATAATCCAGCGCTCAACGCATGGGATTTTCTGGGAGCTGCAACGGCAGTAGAAATAGATCCTGGCACATATCAAGTCACTTATGGTGCACCAGGCACTTATGATGTTTCTTTAATTGTAAGTGATGGAGTAGATTTTAATACAAAAAATGAATTTCCTTACATTACGGTCAATCCTGCAGACGATTCCGGATTCAATTATGCCAGTACTGATTATTGTCCTGGTGATCCTAATCCTACTCCTATTTTAAGTGATGTATTGAATAGCGGAACATTTACTGCCAGTCCTGCAGGTTTGGTGATTGATGCCAATGATGGTACTATTGACATTGCCGCCAGTATTGCAGGGCCCTATACCATTCGCTATACTACCCAGGGTGCTTGTCCTACATTTACAGAGATATCGATCAATATCAACCCTGCGGAAGATCCAAGCTTTACTTATGCCAACAGTACCTATTGCCAGAGTGATCCGGTAAATCCTACAGCAATGATCACTGGTGGTGCAGGTGCTTTTGATGCGGTAGCGGGAATAGTTTGGGCTGATGCTACTACAGGTATAATTGATCTGGCAGCAAGCACCGTTGGTCCACATACCGTTACTTACAGAACGTCTGGCCCTTGCCCGGCAACGGCTACTTTTGATATCACGATTGAAGCTGCTCCTGATGCTACTTTCAGCTATGCTTTAGGTTCTTTCTGTCAGACTGCTGGAACACAGACGCCGAATTTGGGATTCCAAACAGGCGGTCAATTTACTTCCAGTGATCCGGTGAACTTTCCTGTTGATCTCAACACCGGTGAAATTGACCCGGCTGTTGGAAATGTTGGCGATACCTATACCATTTCTTACCAGATCATCGGGGCATCATGTAGCGATACCAAAACCTTTGATGTAACCATCACCGGTGCACCGGATGCTTACTTCTACTATGATGATGGCACTCCTGATGGAACCTCTTCTTTCTGTAAGAATGAAACCAATCCAATCTTGGTATTTGGTCCCGGAGCTACACCTGGAGTTTTCTCATCCGCGCCTGTTGGCTTAGCTCTGGCGGCTGACGGTAGCATTGATTTGGCTGCCAGTACAGCGGGAATTACCTATACAGTTACCAATACAATATCCAGTGTAGGAGCTTGTGCAGCTGTCACACATTCTGTGCTGGTAGAGATTAGAGCACAGGAAGATGCTGGTTTCGCTTATGCGGAACCCTCTTACTGTATCAATGAAACTACCAATCCTCTGCCTACGGTGACAGGTACCACCAATGGAATTTTTGCTTCCAGTGATCCTGGTCTGGTGGTCAATGCCAGTACCGGAACAATTGATCTGGCAGCCAGTTCGGTTGGAGGACCCTATACCATTACCTATACTACCCAGGGAAGCTGCTTTGACAGCCAGTCTGTACAGGTAACCCTTACCGATGCAGAAGATGCCAGCTTCAACTATGGTATTGTGACTGAGTTCTGTAAAACGGGTACCAGTCCTGCGGCTACAATTACAGGAGTAGGAGGCGGAGAATTTAGTACAAATGATCCCGACCTGATCATTGATATTAGTAGTGGAGTTATTGACTTTGATGCAAGTACAGTAGTTGAAGGTGATTATGTAATTACCTATACGACTCCCGGAACTACTCCCGCTTTGTGTGAGGCAAACAGTACAATAACCATCACCATTTTTGCACAGCCTTCTACCGCAGTTGCCGGACCAATTCCGGTTGATACTTCCTGTGAATATGTGTATACCCTGGATGCAGAAGCACCTGCTGTAGGTACAGGAATGTGGACAGTAGTAACGCCTACCGGAACAGAAATCGTTAATTTTTCAGATGCAAATGATCCGAAAGCTACGGTAACGGTAAGTGATTTTGGTCCTTATCAATTCCGGTGGACAGTAAGTAACGGAAGCTGTAGCAGCAGTGATGTAATACAGGTAGAATTTTATGAGCCTATTGATTTTGGTTTTTTTGGCCGTACTAATGCAAATTGCACAGCAACGCCGGGAGGAAGGTGGATCATCAATCCAGCTGTAGTAGGCGGAAGTGGTAGCTTTAGCTTTGCCTGGAAAAATAGTGAAGGGATTGCATTTGATAATGATCGCTCGCTTAATAACATAGACGACGCAGGCGGGATAGGAACCAATCCAGGCGTACCGGGAGGTATTTATATTGCGACAGTGACAGATGATGTAACAGGATGTGAAAGTAGTAAAGCAATCTATGTTACCAACAGTGTCATCGATACTGATGTATCTATTGTTGGCACCAGCAGTAGTTGTAATGTATCAGGCACAGGAAATGGACAGATTGATATCTCTTATCTCACAGGCACAGGTCCTTATAGAGTAGCTGTTCATAATGAGGATGGAAGTGAGGCAAAAGCACCCGCTAATTTTCCTGCGGGTACTTTGACAGATCAAATCACCGGATTGTCGGGTGGTATTTATTATGTAGAAGTTCAGGATCAGGGAAGCGGTTGCTCTCATGGAGAAAGAATAACCATTGCCGAAGCTGATCCGCTGGAAATTGACAATGTGATGGTAAGCGCTGCTTCTTGTTTTGGTGTTGCTGATGGCAGCATTACAATGGATGTAAGCGGTGGAACCGGTACTTATACTTTCAGCTGGAAGGATGATGCTACAGATCTTGAAGTTAGTGATCAAAAAGATCCTAGTGGTTTGGCAGCAGGTACTTATTATGTAGAAGTAACAGATGCTTTGGTTGCAGGTTGTGTATACACTTCTGAAGACTTTATCATCATTGAGCCTGCTCCTGAAACGGCACCAGTTCTTAATGCTGCGACTGCTATTGGTTGTAATGCATTTACCATCAATTGGAGCAATGAAAGTGTACTGGAATATGATGTGCAGATTAGTGAATTAGCAGATTTTAGCAGTGCTGTAGTAACATACAACATTACAGACGGAAGCACCAGCTTCATCGTCAACACAGGTCTTTCCGCATCTACTACCTATCACTACAGAGTGAGGGCGCATAAAAGCTGCGACTGGACAGCATTCAGCACAGCAGCAAGCGTTTCCACAACAGCTCCTCCGGTACCAGTAGCCATTGCAGCTTCTTCCGTATTCTGTGATGCTTTTACTGCCAACTGGAATAATGTAAGCGGGGCTTTAGGATATGAAATTGACGTAGCTACCACCAACACTTTTGATCCGCTAACATTTGTACCTGGCTATGAAGATAGAGCAGTTCCTGGCAATAGTATATCAGTGAGCGGATTAACCGTCGGTAATACCTACCACTATCGTGTCAAAGCAGAAACTGCCTGTGGTTGGTCAGTCGTGGATTCCAATGTAATCACCGTCCCCTTAGGTGGAGGACCGGGTACACCAAATATAACGACAATTGATAATGCTAGCTGTAATGGGTTTGATGTGAGGTGGAATTTGCTACCCAATGCTTCAGGTTATACTGTTCAAGTAGATAACGATGCTGATTTTAGCAGTATCGAGGCTTCAAATGCTGTTGGAGGATCTTCCAATATGGTATCATTCAGCAGCTTGGTGCCAAATACAGCCTATCATATCAGAGTGATTGCCCAAAATGCCTGCGGTACGGAGATATCTTCAGCGATTAACTTTAGTACCGCTGCTCTTCCGCTGGTATTTGATCAAACGCGAGATGTTTGCTCGGATGTTGCAGGGGGTAATTCTGCCTCCAATGTAAACCTTGTTGATCTTCAGTCAGCCATTGATAACAATGCAGGACTTGCATTTGCATGGTTTACTGATCTTGCCATGACTCCGGCTGATGAAATATTAGATCCCACTAGTGTAGATATTACAGGTGGTGGAAGTATATTTTATGCAAGAGTCGGAAGCGGTAACTGTACAAATATAGCCAGTGTAACTTATACAGTGCTTCCGCTGGAGAATGCTTCATTTAGCTATGCTGGTAGTCCATATTGCCAATATGCATCTAATGTGACACCAACCATCAGCGGCGATGCAGGAACATTCTCTTCTACTGCTGGATTAGTGTTTGCTGATGCAAATACCGGAGAGATAGACCTAACGGCTAGCGGTCCAGGAACTTATACCATCACTTATACTACCTCAGGTTCAGTTACTTGTTTCGCTGTTTCTACTCAGGATATTACTATTGATGCAGCCAGTGATCCCAGTTTTAGTTACGCATCAGGTACTTTCTGTCCTGACGCTGGACTTCAACTGCCCATAGTAAATGAAACAGGAGGTACATTCACAGCAGGTAGTGGATTGGTGATAGATGCAGCTACAGGAGAAATTGATCCATTGACAAGTACAGCCGGTGCTTACACTGTAACCTATGGCTTTGTTGGGACTTGTCCTTCCAGCGCTACTTTTGATGTAACGATTACTGGTACACCGGATGCTACATTTACTTATGCTCAAACTGCTTATTGTTTGACAGATGTAGATCCTACACCTACTTTTGCTTCTGGAGCTAGTGCAGGTGTATTCAGTGCACCTGCAGGATTGATCATAGATCCCAATAGTGGTGTCATTGATGTGGATGCCAGTGCTATTGGTTCTTATCTAGTCACTAACACCATTCCCGGTGTAGGCCTTTGTACTGAAGTTTCCCATGATTTCACAGTAGAGATTTTAGCTCCTGATAATGCAAGTTTCAGTTACAGTCAGGCAGCATATTGTCAGGATGAGGGTAATCCTGTAGCTATTGTTAGCGGAACAACAGGAGGTATATTCTCTTCTGCTTCTGGATTAGTATTCGCTGATGCATCTACCGGAGAGATAAATTTGGCTGGCTCAACTCCAGGAACTTATCTGATAACTTATACTACTCTAGGTACTTGTAATGCTGTCTCTACTCAGGATATCACTATCAATGCGGTTCCTGATCCCAGCTTCAATTATGCATCGGCCACTTTCTGTCCTGATGCAGGGATTCAGTCACCTGTATTTAATGCAGGAGGTACATTTACCTCTATTCCTACAGGTTTGATGCTAGATGGAACTACGGGAGAGATTGATCCATTGGCAAGTACAGCGGGCACTTATACAATTACCTATGAAATAGGCGGGGCTTGTATTAGAAGTAGTGATGTGAATGTAACGATTACCGGTACACCGGATGCTACATTTACTTATGCTCAAACTGCTTATTGTTTGACAGATGTAGATCCTACACCTACTTTTGCTTCTGGAGCTAGTGCAGGTGTATTCAGTGCACCTGCAGGATTGATCATAGATCCCAATAGTGGTGTCATTGATGTGGATGCCAGTGCTATTGGTTCTTATCTAGTCACTAACACCATTCCCGGTGTAGGCCTTTGTACTGAAGTTTCCCATGATTTCACAGTAGAGATTTTAGCTCCTGATAATGCAAGTTTCAGTTACAGTCAGGCAGCATATTGTCAGGATGAGGGTAATCCTGTAGCTATTGTTAGCGGAACAACAGGAGGTATATTCTCTTCTGCTTCTGGATTAGTATTCGCTGATGCATCTACCGGAGAGATAAATTTGGCTGGCTCAACTCCAGGAACTTATCTGATAACTTATACTACTCTAGGTACTTGTTCTAGCAATTCGGATGTGAATGTGACGATTAATCCACTACCAAATGCAGTCTTTAGCTACGCTACTCCATCTTTATGTCAGGGACCTTCATTGGTAACTCCTACTATTGCGCCTGATGCAGGAGGTACATTTACTGCTCCCGCCGGATTGGTCATTGATCCCATTACAGGAGCGATTGATGCAGCAGCCAGTACGATAGGAGGACCATATACTATAACATATACTGTGTCAAATGCAGCGGGATGTACAGCGAGTGCTACTTTTGATATGAGCATCAGTGATGTTTTACCTGCTCCGACAACGCTTGACATCAGCGCTCCTAATTGCAATGGATTTACAGCGACTTGGAGTGCAGTAGCAGGGGCAGTACAATACCGGATTGAAGTATCTGCTACTGACTTTACGGAGACTCCTATAGAAAGCTATATGGTAGACGATACGGAATTGAGCTATGCATTTACGACGCTATCTTCCAGTGTCTTGAATTATGAAGTAAGGGTAGTAGCCATAGATGCCTGTGGCAATGATGGAGTGGTTTCTGCAGAAGTGGTAGCGCAGACTTCACCAGAAGCGGACTGTGGTTGTGGCTTTGAGAAGGCCAGATTTGTCGTGTCTTCAGAAAATGTCAACTGTCCTGGCAGTGAAGATGGTGCGCTGATGATCTCTGTGAACCCTACAACTACTACGACGCCTACGCGTTTTGAATATCGCTACGAAAGTGAGCAGGCTTCAATAGACTGGACAAACGGTGGTGGATTCCCTGGCCTGGTATTTCTGGCAGACGAACTGCCTGCAGGTGAATATACCGTCTCTATCCGGGATAAAAATGCGGAAGAGGGTTGTGAGGAAATCAAAACCTTTACCCGTACCATCAGAGTACAGAATGGGGCTACACTGACTACTTCGCCGGAAACCTGTACCGGAAGTGATGGAAAAATTACGATTAGTATACCTTCCAGCTGCTTATCAGAACAGATATATGAAATTATTGGTAGAAATGCTGACACCGGTGAATCTATAACCTTCGAGGGAACTACTGCGGAAAATCTTGTGGCAGGAAGTTATGAGATCATCTTGAGGAATGATCTGGGAGAAGAACTGGAAGTGATGAATACTTCAGTCATCACCACCTGTAGCAATGGCGGAGGAGGTGAGCCGACCACGGCTTGTATCATTGATGGAAGAATCGTAAACGTACAGAGAACTCCAGTAAATTGCGAAACCGGGGAAGGTGGCGTTTCATTGAGAGTAGAAGGTGACTTCAGCAACGAATATACCTTTACGCTCAACAGCCTGTCAGGCATTGTTGACCGCGAAATTTCAACTGTCGGAACAGCCACATTTGGAAACCTGCCTTCAGGAAGTTATGAGTATACGGTTGTCGATGCTGGTGGCCTGAATAGCTGTAGAGCTTCTTTTGAAATCCGGGAAAATGCGGTAGAGATTGATCCAATCAACCCTCAGGATTTTATCTTGCCTGCCTGTGATGCAAGCGAACAGATAGCTACTTTGAATCTATCTTTCAGCACCTTGCCTTCTACCACGGATATGTATATAGTACAAGGGGCAGATACCATTAGCAGTTCTATTCTGGAAGTAGGAACAAATAACACAGCAATAGAGGGGCTACCTACCGGAAATAGCTACGAAGTTGTATTACAACCGAGGGCTACCGAAGTAGATTTCTGTCCTGCTAAGCGTCAATTTGATGTGCCTAATACAGGCATTGTAGCCATCAGCTTTGACCATACAAGTACAGATATTGTTTGCTTTGGCGATGGAGGAACCATCACGGTAAATAACATCGTGGTGGCTGAAAATACGGAGTTTACCATCAATGTAATGAGTGTCAACCAGACACAGCCTTATGCCAGCCGTATCTTCTCAGCCATACCCAGCAGTTATACCTTTGCCAATCTTGAAAAAGGGGATTATCGTGTACAGATCGTACAGCAGCAATCCAGCTGTGGACTGATCAGTACAGAAAGTTCGCCTACCTTTACGATTGATGGAGCAAGCAAAGAACTTTCTGCGGCGGTTCCGGAAGTAGTACATGTGACGGTGAACGATCCTCTTGGTACGATCAAAGTGGATAGCATACAGGGTGGTGGTTTACCTTACGAAGTGAGGATAGCGGCCGATCCGAATGGTAGTACCACCGACTGGATAGAAGTAAGCAACAGCAATCCGGTAATCAATCCTTACGCATATGAGTTCAGAGACCTTGAAATGGGTAATTACTTCATTGAAGTAAGAGATAAGTTCGGATGTTCCTTACTGTATGAAGTGGATATCCGCTATACCGAGGAACTGTATATTCCTAACATCATTACTCCCAATGGTGATGGTGACAATGATACTTTCCGTATCATCAACCTTGAGCTAAGCGGTGGGGACGTGGGTGCCAAAATGGTGATCAATAATCGTTGGGGAAAGGTCGTCTATCGCTCCGACAATTATAGCAATGATAAAGCGTGGGATGGAGGCGAGTTTGCAGATGGACTTTATTTCTACGAGCTTATCTTACCAAGTGGATCCAAATACGCCGGCTGGATAGAAGTCTGGAGAGGAAGAACTCCTTAACAGCCATATACCATAACAAAAAGGCTGTCATCCGCTTGGATGACAGCCTTTATTTTTACGCATCTTTTTGGATTATGCTTAGACTAGTTTAGCTTCCAATTCTATATTGGTTGCAGATAAAGCTTTGGAGATCGGGCAATTCTTTTTGGCACCCTCTGCATGCTTGTCAAAATCTTCCTGGCTGATGTCAGGAATTTTAGCTTGTGTGATCAGCTTAATCTTACTGATAGAGAATCCTCCATCATTTTTTACCAGGCTTACCTGAGCTTCTGTTTTCACACTTTCTGGTGAAAAACCATCCCCTTCAAGGGCAGCAGAGAGTGCCATGCTGAAACAAGCGGCATGCGCTGCAGCGACAAGTTCTTCAGGATTGGTGCCGGTGCCTTCTTCAAAGCGGGACTGAAAACTATATTTCCCTTCAAAAGCGCCGCTTCCCAGAGACAAATTTCCATTTCCTCCTTTTAGTCCGCCTTTCCATTCTGCATTTGCTTTTCTTAGTGCCATGTATGTAATGTATTATAGTGAAAAAATAGTACTTTCATGAAACGACTTGGCTTGGTAAAGGTTAATAATAAAACCAAATTGCATTATTATTTTGTTGAGTAGTGAATTTATTTAAATTAATATGGATAAAAAAGAAATTGTTGAACATCATCGCCTCAAGCTACGTCAGATTCGCCTGAGTGATTATGAAGACATCAAAGAAATTATGAAAATTGTCTATGCCCAGGCAGGAGGGGCATGGACGAAGAGAGAGTTTAAAAATCAGCTTAAAGCTTTTCCCGAAGGTCAGATATGCATAGAGGTAGACGAGAAGGTAGTGGCAGGAGCACTGAGTATCATTGTAGATTACAGAAAGTTTGGGGACAGTCACACCTATGACGAGATTACCGGCTACGGTAAATTTGATACCCATGATTATAATGGAGATACGCTTTATGGTACTGATGTGTTTGTGCATCCTGAATACCGTGACATGCGCCTGGGGCGCCGACTGTATGACGCTCGGAAAGAACTTTGTGAAAACCTTAACTTAAGAGCAATTATCGCCGGAGGCCGTATTCCCGGCTACAAAAAATACCGGGATGAGATGACTCCCAAGCAATACATTGAGGAAGTAAAAAATAAAGAGATTTATGATCCGGTATTGGGCTTTCAGTTGGCTAATGACTTCCACGTGCGTAAAATAATCCCCAAATATTCGGATGAAGATATAGCTTCCCATTATTACGCGACTTTGCTTGAGTGGATTAATGTGTACTATGATGAATCAGAAAAGCTGATTGGCGGAACCAAATCCGTAGTAAGGGTAGGGGCTGTACAATGGCAGATGCGCCGGGTAGTGTCGCTTGAAGATTTATTGCACCAGATGGAATTTTTTGTAGATACGGTTTCCAGTTACAATGCTGACTTTGTCATGTTTCCCGAGTTCTTCAACGCACCGCTTATGGCCATGTTTAAGGATGTGGATGCCAGCGAAGCTGTACGTATGCTGGCAGATTATACTGAGAGTATCAAGGATAAAATGCAGGAACTGGCGATCTCCTACAATATTAATATCATTGCCGGGTCTATGCCGGTATACGAAGATCACAAGCTCTACAATGTCAGCTTTCTGCTTCACCGGGATGGTAATGTAGATGCGCAGTACAAGCTGCATATTACACCTGACGAACAAAGTTACTGGGGATTGCAAGGTGGCGACGAGGTAAAAGTCTTCAACACCGATGCCGGCAGAATCGGGATACTCATCTGCTATGATGTTGAGTTTCCGGAGCTGAGTCGTATCCTGGCCGATCAGAAAAT harbors:
- a CDS encoding OsmC family protein: MALRKANAEWKGGLKGGNGNLSLGSGAFEGKYSFQSRFEEGTGTNPEELVAAAHAACFSMALSAALEGDGFSPESVKTEAQVSLVKNDGGFSISKIKLITQAKIPDISQEDFDKHAEGAKKNCPISKALSATNIELEAKLV
- a CDS encoding carbon-nitrogen hydrolase family protein yields the protein MDKKEIVEHHRLKLRQIRLSDYEDIKEIMKIVYAQAGGAWTKREFKNQLKAFPEGQICIEVDEKVVAGALSIIVDYRKFGDSHTYDEITGYGKFDTHDYNGDTLYGTDVFVHPEYRDMRLGRRLYDARKELCENLNLRAIIAGGRIPGYKKYRDEMTPKQYIEEVKNKEIYDPVLGFQLANDFHVRKIIPKYSDEDIASHYYATLLEWINVYYDESEKLIGGTKSVVRVGAVQWQMRRVVSLEDLLHQMEFFVDTVSSYNADFVMFPEFFNAPLMAMFKDVDASEAVRMLADYTESIKDKMQELAISYNINIIAGSMPVYEDHKLYNVSFLLHRDGNVDAQYKLHITPDEQSYWGLQGGDEVKVFNTDAGRIGILICYDVEFPELSRILADQKMDILFVPYWTDTKNAYLRVRRCAQARAIENECYVVVSGSVGNLPRVENMDIQYSQSAVFSPSDFSFPHDAIVAEATPNTETTLVSDLDLELLKKLRTQGSVRNLQQRRKDIYEVVMKKKKKKKEATPEPEKIDEEVKVSL